A stretch of the Porifericola rhodea genome encodes the following:
- a CDS encoding N-acetylmuramoyl-L-alanine amidase — MFSTQVGAQNTKLLNARQTDANAPFYSRQQAVVEQNTTYTLNTDFSFTAIAVSVGSSVQMEGAYLVIQQDTLFLHEDEHQEEGAALKQSQLHIFEQPRSSYTLYTAELSGDVYFTLVNAERGKMGARAQLQNFNKATQTAADEACAQPPIVRTSIWREGLPEPSYNRAETSVKHVIVHHSAGSNTSTDYLNTVRNIYLFHTQERGWSDIGYNYLIAQDGTIFQGRSFSDDQRDNDDVRGAHFCGQNSGTMGVCMLGNYNTAVPTDTSVASLSQLISWKLYKDDLDPLASYTHPANSNLGVIAGHRNGCATECPGDNLYAMLDEIRLSVNEKLVLGCQEEEEEEKEPLVFNLYPVPAQGQLTVVLPEEQLPQTFRLINEAGKAFEVDAYFDGEGEAWLVDTNGLASGMYILQVNGQGFEEKQKILLH, encoded by the coding sequence ATGTTTTCTACACAGGTAGGGGCACAAAATACTAAGCTACTGAATGCCAGACAAACTGATGCAAATGCTCCGTTTTACAGTCGGCAGCAAGCGGTAGTAGAGCAGAATACTACTTACACCCTTAATACAGATTTTAGTTTTACCGCTATCGCTGTGAGCGTTGGTAGCTCAGTGCAGATGGAAGGAGCTTACCTAGTTATACAGCAAGATACACTTTTCCTGCATGAAGATGAGCACCAGGAGGAAGGGGCTGCTCTTAAGCAGTCGCAGCTACATATCTTTGAGCAGCCACGCTCGTCTTATACCCTATACACAGCGGAACTGAGTGGCGACGTATATTTTACGCTAGTAAATGCTGAGCGAGGAAAAATGGGTGCCCGTGCTCAGCTACAAAATTTTAACAAAGCCACACAAACTGCTGCCGATGAGGCCTGTGCACAGCCTCCTATAGTACGTACCTCTATATGGAGAGAGGGGCTTCCGGAGCCTTCTTATAATCGGGCAGAAACTAGTGTTAAGCATGTGATAGTCCACCATTCGGCGGGCTCCAATACGAGTACCGACTATCTTAATACAGTGCGAAATATTTATCTCTTTCATACGCAGGAGCGAGGATGGTCAGATATCGGCTATAATTATTTGATTGCACAGGATGGAACCATTTTTCAGGGAAGAAGCTTCAGTGACGACCAAAGAGATAATGATGATGTGCGTGGCGCTCACTTTTGTGGTCAAAACTCTGGAACAATGGGTGTTTGTATGCTCGGAAATTACAATACCGCTGTCCCTACCGATACTTCAGTAGCTTCATTAAGTCAGCTCATTAGCTGGAAACTATACAAAGATGATCTTGATCCACTGGCCAGTTATACGCATCCGGCAAATTCTAATCTGGGTGTAATTGCCGGGCACCGAAACGGATGTGCCACAGAGTGCCCCGGAGACAATCTGTATGCCATGTTAGATGAGATACGGCTAAGCGTTAACGAAAAGTTAGTGCTTGGCTGCCAGGAAGAAGAGGAAGAGGAAAAAGAGCCATTGGTTTTCAATCTGTATCCGGTGCCTGCACAAGGGCAGTTAACAGTAGTTCTTCCTGAAGAACAGCTACCGCAGACATTCAGGCTAATTAACGAAGCAGGCAAAGCTTTTGAAGTGGATGCCTATTTTGATGGCGAAGGTGAGGCCTGGCTAGTAGATACGAATGGACTGGCCTCAGGCATGTATATTTTACAGGTAAATGGACAAGGTTTTGAAGAAAAGCAAAAAATTCTGCTTCATTGA
- a CDS encoding carboxypeptidase regulatory-like domain-containing protein: MMISKAYFLIVFFLMSCQTVPSASVPEADDKPIQIFKTSLQITVRDNLGNIVEGAEVQIFLNKEDYQKEANPVQGIKYTDDKGRVKFSELDTQEYYINVEKGDMNNYGAGIKTDQLTEKRNNKVTIIIE, encoded by the coding sequence ATGATGATCAGTAAAGCATATTTCCTGATAGTTTTTTTCCTGATGAGTTGCCAGACTGTACCCTCTGCCAGCGTACCCGAAGCGGACGATAAACCTATACAGATTTTTAAGACTTCTTTACAGATCACAGTTCGCGATAACCTGGGAAATATTGTTGAAGGGGCTGAAGTTCAGATTTTTCTTAATAAAGAAGATTACCAGAAAGAAGCGAACCCTGTACAGGGAATTAAGTATACTGATGATAAAGGTCGTGTAAAATTTAGTGAGCTGGATACCCAGGAGTACTATATCAACGTTGAAAAAGGAGATATGAACAATTACGGTGCGGGTATCAAGACTGACCAACTCACCGAAAAAAGGAACAATAAAGTTACGATTATTATAGAATAA
- a CDS encoding acyl-CoA thioesterase, which translates to MISLEDIDKYRFRYELQVRYSDMDMLGHANNAVYLTYLELARLGYFNEVIQQEWKEVALVLAHASMDYKIPITPGIRPVVHIRTTKIGNSSIHLENMITDHENKTLYYTSSMVLVAINTKTGKSTPIPESEKEKVIAYEPALEAIQQ; encoded by the coding sequence ATGATTTCACTAGAAGATATTGATAAGTACCGATTCAGGTACGAACTACAGGTCCGCTACTCTGATATGGACATGCTGGGGCATGCTAACAATGCCGTATACCTCACCTATCTGGAATTAGCACGCTTAGGTTATTTTAATGAAGTAATTCAGCAGGAATGGAAAGAGGTTGCACTGGTACTCGCTCATGCTAGTATGGATTATAAAATTCCAATTACTCCTGGCATCCGACCAGTTGTGCACATCCGTACTACAAAAATTGGCAACTCTAGTATACATCTAGAAAACATGATCACTGATCATGAAAATAAGACGCTTTACTATACTTCTAGTATGGTACTCGTAGCCATCAATACTAAAACTGGAAAATCTACACCTATTCCGGAATCTGAAAAAGAAAAAGTAATTGCGTATGAACCAGCACTGGAAGCTATACAGCAGTAA